AACTAGAGTTGGGCCAGTTCAGACAGTTGTTAAGTTGGAATGGAGCACACTCTTGAAGTACACTAAAGATTCAACTACTGTTTTAAGAGTGAGTCAAATATATTCAGCTACTGTTTTAAGGTTAGATATCTACTGGCCACTGACAAGTGTGGGTTTAACAGAAGGACCTCTATCACTGTCACTTTCAGATAATCACAACTATAGTTAGGCCGCCCAACtgtaacactcaagttgggactgGTGTACGATCAAACTATAGTTGGGATGATTCTCAAGTTGGGACGAAACATGATAAGGAAGAACAAGAAAGATTTAACTACTGTTTCATGAGTGACTCACTGATATTCAACTACTATTCTATGATGTCAAGAAATGAATAGGAATAATATGACAGTAGAGTTATGACTGTTATACAGAAGTGTAAATACCCTTTTTGCTAGCGTTGTTGTCGGCCGGTGATGCTTTTCTTGCAATTGGCGTTGGTTGCTTTTCATTGAATGTGTAATAAACATACACTATGCTACCACAGATACTGTCAACACAAAAAAGTGAAGAAACTTCAATAAATGCTAggtttgcatcagggatacagGATAAAAAAGGTGTGTTGAGGGGACTTGTCAAGTGAATCCAGAacaggaatatatatttttgagtaATGGTGGTTCTAGAAAGAACCGGTTTGGTCTAGACATTTTGAGCAGCATAGTTTTTTTAGGGAGTGTAGGctttgaaaagagccagtttggtctccACATTTTGAACAGTACActttttgagggagtgttggctcttaaAAGAGTCTGTGTGATCTCGACTTATTTGAACAGTacactctgcttgtcttcaggagaaagccacgataagtaggatttgcatggtggaagaataactaagtaaggtttgccgtaacaccatctcaatatctctttttgagtagtggcCTTTCTGAAATGAACCAGAGGTAAAcaaactcaacgttttgatcagtatgtcATGATTGTCCACACAGGTGCACTCACCTAATGTTCAGACCGAAGAAATTCACCAAACTGAAGATGTAGTCCCCTCCGAAGTACATCCCGACATACGTAATAATCATATTCTGCCATTTAAAAGATAAACACATCAACTTAAATGACTCTCaataggtgtatctcaacatatgcataaaataacaaatctgtgaaaatttgctctcaattggtcgtcgaagttgcaaaggaataatgaaagaaaaaacagcactctttgttgcacaaatgtgtctGCTTTTAGATGTGcaataaaggcttcaggcctgaagtctttaaatatgttggtgagaaattacctctttctcaaaactgctAGGTTGGTGAAATGTGCGTATGCGCCATTCTGACGCGAAATGCATGACTGTATGTTCCAAATTGCCTGTCAAAAATAACACCTTACTGCCATACACCATGTACACCTTAACTACATAAAACCAACAGAAACTTCCATTTTaaaactataataataaatcaTTCTTGCAAAACTAATTCATATCCTTTTTCAACTGACTATGTCATTCTAAAACGAACAgtataatatttttgttaaccAAGAGCTTTCGGTAACATTTGAAGTAGTCGAGCTGCAAGTCAGCAGTTGCCTTCGATCGTCCAGTGTCAATTCAAAttgaattaaagccattggaccctttcggtacagaaaaaaaaaaaaaaagttcacagatttacaaataatttacagggtttacagaaggtaatggtgaaagacttctcttgaaatattagtccatgaaatgctttactttttgagaaaacggtaaaacaatataaattatcgttagcgagaattacggatttgttataaacacatgtcatgacacagcgaaacgcgcgaaaacaggagtgggttttcccgttattttctcccgactccgatgtccgattgagtctaaatttccacaggtttgttattttatatataagttgtgatacacgaagtgtgggacttggacaaaactgtttaccgaaagtgtataatggctttaaaataaattacgtATATATGCCTCCAAAATGTTCTTATAACCTATGACCTTTTCATGTTATGATTACCTTTAAACAGCCAACAATTGTAGTTGTGAGCGCCGAATTGTAGGCAGTGCAAAGCACCACTGAATATATTAATATAAACCTGGAAAGTAAATAAAAAGAGTAACTAATGAACAATTGGACAAGTAGGAAATTGTACACACACCTCAGGTGGGATTCTCAACCCAACATCCCTTGTGCAATAATACATTGGTAATAAGGCTCATAAAAATATAagccacaaaaacaaaaaatggattTCAAAATTCcatatattttataaaaaattatttaatacacaaatcatcatcatcatcatcatcatcagtcggCTGCACGGCAGGCGGACACAAGCTTTTTCCATTCTCTCCTGTCTTGTGCTTGTCTCTGAATCTCCAGCAGGGAGAGCACAACATCCTGTGACACTAATTTTGCGATGTATTTTGCATATATAGAGGGCGCTGCCGCAATGAAATGGGGAGTAGAGAGCATAGGTGATTGCCCTAATATACAACAAGGACAAAGCAACAAAATCTTCCATCGCCCATTAGAAAACCCCCATATAAGAGCTGCCCAGACTATGAACCCAGCAAGCCACCTCAACGAAAAAACCATGAACACCGATAACTTACCCAAAGATTGAAGACAAGAAGAATTGAAAAATAAAGGACGGGTCGGTCAAGAGTGGGTACTCTCGAACTCTCTCTACATCACCGGAGTAGAAACACATGAGACTAACTGGGATGATCATAAAGGCAGCATTGTAGTACAGAAGACCATATTTACCTAAATCCTAATGaagatgggaaaataaaaacaaaaaatgacatAAGAAACTATCTAATCTGTTTCTCAGTATGAGTACAGTGGTAaggtcacctatggtaaggaagggGGGGTGTGAGTGCAGTTGACAAAAACAACGACGACGCAAAACAATGAATACATTCTCTCTGCGTCGTGATTGTTATCATTTTTTgtatcactgcagtgtgacttgacCTGTATGCCTTGTTGCTCTTATAACTTAcctttgaatttaatttttgtttggtaTATACTCCGTTGGCTGCAGTGAAGATATCATTCATTACAATGTAGAAGTACCCCAAGCTGTCGAACGCCAAATCATCACTagcaagaaaacaaacatcTATCAAGGTCAACATGATTTATTTTTGCATTACACAAGTTTAGTGTATTCagtgctttctgaaagtgaaaaattaccaaGGGGTCAAATTGCAACTGAAATTGTCAACCTGAGGTCATTACATTGCGGCGGCCATTTCCGGAGCCCAATATTTAGCATGACTGAGATAATAACATTGATAGGCAAACTAGACTTTGTAAGGGCCCTCCAgtaatagggaggtttagccGCACATTCCCAccagaaaatgttgttgttaaaTTCTCAcatttttagcatacgtgaagttaaCATTTTTCACTTCAGGTTCAGACGTGCGTGTAAACGTCAcacgtgagcatgcaataagcccaaagtggcgacGTCACCAAGAAACACCACAGTCTTTTACTGTTCAGGCTCACGTGATTGCCCGCATAATAGAGAAGCTCAACTTCGCCATTATACTGCTCCTGTTCATCTGGACAAGAGAACTCTTGCAACCAACAAATGCTTGCTTACTTGCTTACTAACAATAATAGGTTCTTcaatagcgcatttcacaataaaccgtatcaatgcactttacattagtcccctggtcattgggccaaaatCTCTTTAATATTTCTCAGCTCCcaatagggagtatacagccccgagctgccatggcgctctgaaggcttttcattcacaatatcaacctctacctcgcaggtacccatttatattcctgggtgaagagaagcacttatagtaaagtatcttgctcaaggaaacaagtgtcacgaccgggattcgaccCAACACTCCGGTGAATAAACTTCTAAGGAGTAAGCACCACCGGGAGCCAAATGAAGGTACTTGCATGTAGACACTCCTTATCATCAAGGAAACTTTCAcatgacttttttttaatttgtcttcATAATTTCGCAAATTATTCAGTATTACAtggacaaaaaccaatctatgtcCTAGAACAAGGAGAAAACCTGACACACACAGGCTTTATGGTGTGttcaaaaaaatgataaaaaaggTAATGAAGTGATTGAATAAATTCACCTCACCTAGCTGCAATGAAGGCACCCACTATCATCGTGATGACAACAATTTGTATCTGTAAAGATGCTTTCCGTCTGAATAAAAACAAGAAAGCACATTAATTTTCTCTAGgtatttctttctttattttacgGAGCATGGGCTCTGGCCAAGCTCCAAATAATATTTATCTGGGAGTGATAGGGACATAGAGAGCTATCTGCGGGTATTGTTTAGTATCTAATCCTTATTTAATTCCAGAAATATTGTCATTTTTAGGACTGATGGAATCTTTGAAAGCTTGTGTCCAGCCTCGTGTTGCGTTGACCTTTCACCCTTAATAATCCAGGAGATTATTTACATTTTACGACGTCAAAATATGGTTCTGATTTTGCTGTGTTCTGGTGAATCCTAGTCCTTAGGATCGACCTCCTTCCCATGTCTCTACATaaccagggaccaatttcatattgGAAAATAATGGTTACAAATTGTTCGCTAGGCAAAAATAGGCAGGGAGCCTGTTAAAAACTGTGCATaggacatggtgttttggctggtaaccctttaATATCTGTGAGCAAATTTGTCGGGTGCTCAGTCAATTTCTgttcttttaaaagcagctgtatgaaattgggcctacaGGTTTGTTGCCTTAACTGTCCAATGTATAGTAATGTACAAGGAAACTGCCTCCCAAAATGACACATCAGTATTaggtaacaaaaaacaaattcccgATGAAAATTCTACACACTCACCTTAATACTACGTATTCAGCAATCATTGTAAAGAGTATTGAAAATCTTCTAAGAACTGTAAACATCGGTAAACTGCAAgagaaaaatatacaaacaaaaatctttaaaaaaagtaacatgCCTGCAATTACAAAACCACGAAGAAAATCCCTACTTTACAATATTACTTATTTTAAGGgaaaaaaataacttggaaaaaaaaaaaaaattcctgcaATGCACCTTCTTTttgaccacaagagggcgctttcaAAAGCAGGGGGATACATAAATtgtcctgcacagttttaataGGCGTTCTCTCACTTTTGCTGCACCATATTTTTtagttgctttagaggtggattataaaAACTCCTATAAAGGCTTATTGTTCGTGCTGGATATGATGTCTGAGGTGGTACCGGTAATGTGTTCAAGACTTTGGGTaagaatgaatatacccccggaagtgatacaaatacatttgagagcgccctcacgcggtcaaaaatacAGCGCAATACAAAGCCATTGAAAAGTTCCTACTTTACAAAATGACTTACTTTAATCTCTTTGTACT
The sequence above is drawn from the Asterias amurensis chromosome 13, ASM3211899v1 genome and encodes:
- the LOC139946300 gene encoding solute carrier family 35 member D2-like protein, encoding MAADSGTADGGEPTTRLSRIAAAVFYGVTSFSIVMINKNILTNYKFPSFQFLGLGQMVATLIVLSVAKQLGLITYPGWSRNIFGKVWPLPLIYLGNLCFGLGSTKRLNLPMFTVLRRFSILFTMIAEYVVLRRKASLQIQIVVITMIVGAFIAASDDLAFDSLGYFYIVMNDIFTAANGVYTKQKLNSKDLGKYGLLYYNAAFMIIPVSLMCFYSGDVERVREYPLLTDPSFIFQFFLSSIFGFILIYSVVLCTAYNSALTTTIVGCLKNMIITYVGMYFGGDYIFSLVNFFGLNISICGSIVYVYYTFNEKQPTPIARKASPADNNASKKDDHDVKVDTGVPTEDSAPTTTPNNPSLNNNANAVEESAV